The following proteins come from a genomic window of Rutidosis leptorrhynchoides isolate AG116_Rl617_1_P2 chromosome 10, CSIRO_AGI_Rlap_v1, whole genome shotgun sequence:
- the LOC139873273 gene encoding SNW/SKI-interacting protein-like, which yields MINRNPIPLYNTAERLNYRPSKAHQYGDGGAFPEIHYAQYPLDMGSRNKDSSSVPVMHSPSRPGTVKDQQDFKIPTCISNWKNPKGYTIALDKRLAADGRGLQEVQINNDNFAKLSEALYVAEQRAREAVAMRSKVQKEMTLKDKEPRCDKEQDAPRESKEEREDS from the coding sequence ATGATTAATCGAAATCCAATTCCGTTATATAATACAGCAGAACGATTGAACTATCGGCCATCAAAAGCACATCAGTACGGTGATGGTGGAGCTTTTCCGGAGATTCATTATGCTCAATATCCTCTTGATATGGGTAGTAGGAACAAAGATTCGTCATCTGTCCCGGTTATGCATTCCCCTTCTCGACCTGGTACCGTAAAAGACCAACAAGATTTTAAGATTCCCACATGTATCTCTAACTGGAAGAATCCAAAAGGGTATACTATCGCACTTGATAAACGTTTGGCAGCCGATGGTAGAGGACTTCAAGAGGTTCAAATTAATAACGATAACTTTGCAAAGCTTTCTGAAGCGTTATATGTAGCTGAACAGAGAGCACGAGAAGCTGTTGCCATGAGGTCGAAAGTTCAAAAGGAAATGACGTTGAAAGACAAAGAACCCCGATGTGATAAGGAGCAGGACGCGCCAAGAGAATCAAAAGAGGAGAGAGAAGATTCGTGA